From the Halomarina salina genome, the window GGCGCTGGACGACGCCACCGATGTCGACCAGGCGCAGGTGCCGTGGCTGCTGCGACTGTTCTCGACACACCCCACCTACGTCGACCGAATCGCACGGCTCCGAGCACAGGAGTCCCGAGGCGGTGAGAAGTACCCGGCGACGCCGACCACCTCGCGGTAGTCGTGACACGGGCTGGCCGCCGCCGAGGGGCGACCCACGGCCGTCGACTGTCGGGGGGCGGCGGAACGCGACTGACAGAACCCGACTCTCGGAGACGGAGTGGTGCCGATGGTCCACGAGTTTATCATCTACCCTGCTCGTACACTGCTGTATACAGCATGTCGAAGAGCATCCGAGTCTCCGAGGAGTACCACGCCTTCCTCAAGGCCCACAAACGGGAGGGCGAGACGATGGAGGAGACGCTGCGACGACTCACGGGGGGCCCGGACCCAGAACTCGTGGCCGGAATCCTGTCCGACGACATGGCCGACGAAATCGAGAATCGCCTCGCACGGAAACGCGAGTCGGACGCCGACTCGAAAGACGCCCTCCGGGACCGACTGCGGTGATCCTCGACAGTTCGTACCTGATCGACCTGTTCCGC encodes:
- a CDS encoding antitoxin VapB family protein; the protein is MSKSIRVSEEYHAFLKAHKREGETMEETLRRLTGGPDPELVAGILSDDMADEIENRLARKRESDADSKDALRDRLR